Genomic DNA from Nitratidesulfovibrio vulgaris str. Hildenborough:
GTCCGTGCTGGTGACGACCTGCATGAAAGGCTCCTTACTCTTACTGTTGGCTGTTGCGGGATGCTGCCGAACGGGCGTGGGCCTCAAGTCCTTCAAGGCGCGCAAGGCGCGCCACCGCGTCGGCGTTACGCTCGGCGAACGCACGTGACGCGGCGATGATGCTGGTGCGCTTGCAGAACGTCTGCACCGAAAGCGCTGAAGAGAAGCGGGCCGTGCCCATGGTGGGCAGAACGTGATTGGGGCCGGCGAAGTAGTCGCCGAGTGGCTCGGGAGAATAGGGGCCAAGAAAGAGTGCCCCGGCGTGCCGCAGGCTCCCCGCAAGTTCCCAGGGCTGAGCGGTGAGCACCTCAAGATGCTCCGGGGCCACGCGGTTGGCGATGGCCACGGCGACATCCATGTCTGGAACGACGACCACGGCACCCCAGTCGGCAAGGGCCTTGCGGGCGATGTCGGCGCGCGGAAGCGTGGCAAGCTGGCGTTCGAGTTCCGCAGTGACGGCTTCGGCGAGTGCTGGTTCCGTGGTGACAAGTATGGACGAGGCCAGCGGGTCGTGCTCGGCTTGCGAGAGCATGTCGGCGGCGACCCAGTCGGGGCGCGCCGTCGCATCGGCGAGGATGAGAATCTCGCTGGGGCCTGCTATCATGTCGATGGCAACGCGGCCTTGTACCATGCGCTTGGCAGTGGTGACGAAGATGTTGCCCGGTCCGGCGATGACATCCACGGGCGCGATGGTCTGTGTGCCGAAGGCAAAGGCCGCCACGGCCCATGCACTCCCCGCCCGGATGATGTCGGTGATGCCCAGAATGTGGGCGGCGGCGAGCAGGTGCGGATTGAGAGTGCCGTCGGGACGCGGGGGCGAGGCTACGGTGATGCTCGTGACGCCTGCCACCTGAGCGGGGATGGCGTTCATCAGCAGACTTGACAGCAGGGGCGTGTCGCCTCCTTTGCCGCCGGGCACATAAAGACCGGCACGGTCGACCGGGGTTACCTTCTGCCCGAGAATGGTGCCGTCATCATGGGTGACGAACCACGACCGTTCCTTCTGCGCTTCATGGAAGCTGCGGATGTTATCCGCTGCCTGCCTGATGATGGCGATGTCGTCGGCAGGGACGGAAGCCACGGCCTGCGCCACCTCTTCTGAGGTGACGTGCAGTAAGGCGGGGGTGAAATCGGGACAGTCGAAGCGGCGGGTATACTCGGCGAGGGCTTCGTCACCCTTGCTGCGGACGGCGGCGAGAATGTCGCGCACGACGGGTTCGACGGCGTCATCGGGGTCGTATCGTCCGGCGAGCATGTCGCCGAGAAGAGGCCATTGCGCCTCTGACTGGAGAGTGAGGATGCGGCAGGGCATGGGGCCTCCGGGATGAGGTTCTGGCGTGGCCCTTCATATATAAGGCTTGGCGAAAAGTCGAGGCTGCGCCGAAAACGAAGCCGGGGGCCTTGCGGCCCCCCGGCGTGTGTACGTCAGGCGAAGCGGGGCTTAGAATTCGTAGATGAAGTAGAAGGCCAGCTTCTTGGCGTCGGAGGTGTCGGAGTTGGCGTTGCCCCAAGTTTCTTCGTCGAGATCCAGCTTGATGTAGCCCATTTCGGCCACGAGGGAGAGGTTCTCGTAGATCTTGTAGGTGGTGTCGAAGTTCACTTCCCAAGCGCTGTCTTCGTTGGTCAGGAAGACGGCACCCTGTGCAGGGGTGACCTCGTCGACGAGACCGGCGTTCTTCTTGAGCAGGTCGGCGTCGTTGGTACCCTTCATGTAGGCTACGCGGAAGACGTGCGACAGGTTCTCGATGAAGGAGATGTCGGCGAGTTCAAGGCCGAGAGCCCAGCTGCCAGCGCCGTTCAGGCCGAAGTTGGTGTCGTCGTAGTAGACGGAACCGGGGAAGCCGAAGCTGGTCGGGGCCCAGGACTGGGGCGACACGGAAGGCATACGCTCGGAACCGTTGTTGATGTCGTCGTCTTCACCGGAGCCGTACCAGGCGAAGAGACCGGGGGTGACCATGCCAAGCTTGTAGGCAGCCTTGGCGGAAAGCAGCCAGCCGCTACGCTCGGAAGCGTCAACGTCGGCTTCCTTGGCACCGTAAGAGAAGTCGGCCTTCAGCGAGAAGGGATCGAACTTGCTCATTTCGAAGGCCACGCCGCCCCACCATGCGTCGAACGAGTTGGTTTCGGAGTCCTGGTTGCCGAGACCGGAAAGCTGAGAGACGGACAGCATCCCGCTCGTGTAGGCGCCCCACGAAGAACCGTTGTACTTGGTGCTGTCAGAACCGTTGACGTCCTTGCCAGCGGAAGCGTAGGCGGCGTAGGGGGTGACCTTGAAGCCGTCGAGGGTCACGGGCACGGCGAGGCCGAAGATGTCGACTTCGTCAAACGCATTCTTGCCACCATCGGCGTCGGACTTGTCACCGGCGGTGTCGTAGGGGCGAGCCCAGAACGCGGTGGCGGAGACCATGTCGTTGAAGGCGTAGGAAAGGGTCAGGGCAGCCACGTCGTCGTCGAGGATGGGGCTGGAACCGAAGGTGGCGCCGGGCAGGGCGAGGCCCTGGATACCCATGCGGACCTTCAGGTCGGTCTGCGGCACGGTCCAGTCGATGTACGAACGACGGACCTTGACGACCTTGCCGTCGGCACCGAGAGCGCCGTCGTTGGTACCCCAGTCCTGGTGGCCGATTTCGAAGTACACCACGCCCGAAAGATTTTCATTGGCGACAACGTCGATCTGGGTGCGGAAACGCTGGTGGGCGTTGAAGGTGTCACCACCGGAACCGCCCTTGTCCTTGTCGTAGTAGTCGAGGCTGTCGGTGAAGCCGAAGCCGAGGGCCCAGTAGCCCTTGGCCTTGATGTCGGCGGCGTGTGCGCCACCGAAGGCGCCGAAGACGAGACCGGCGGCCAGCAGCAGAGTAACGATGCGTTTCATGTTCGATCCTTCCTTCAGATGCGGTTGCAAATAAAACCTGACGTCACATGACGTTTTGGTTACATGAACTGCAACTGGTTGGCAAGGCATGGAAAGCCATGTGGTGCAATTTTTAATACCGGTATGTCTCTCGTTACTGCACTGGTTGTGTGCATAGTTCGCGTCTGTTGACGTTTTTGTGATTGGCGCTGATTCGTAGGAGTTCGGCATGTGCCTTCAGAACGTCAGGCCGTGCTCACAACGCGCTTGTGGTGTTGGCCGTCGCGACTGTTTCAGTAATCGGGAGGTCAGAAGGATGAGAGCATCGGTGTGGCATGAGTGTGCGTCTTCGTGTCTTGATGTTGCGCATGAAAAAGGGGAGGCCTTGCGGCCTCCCCTCGCATGTCGCGGATGCGGCGATGCTTAGAAGCTGTACTTCAGGTTGAAGCCGAGCTTCATAGCGTCGTCGTATTCGGCGTTGCCCCAGGTGTCTTCGTCGACGTCGAGCTTGATGTAGCCCATTTCGACGATGAGGGCGAGGTTCTCGTAGATGTTGTAGGTGTGGTCGAAGTTCACTTCCCACGCGCTGTCTTCGTCGGTCAGGTACAGGCCGTTGCCGTCCTGCTTCAGGTCGGCATGACCGTTCTTGGCCATTTCGGCGTCGTTGGTGCCCTTGATGTAGGCGACGCGCAGGGTGTGCTTCAGGTTTTCGATGAAGCTGATGTCAGCAAGCTGCAGACCAACACCCCAGGTGCCAGCGCCGCTCACGGTCAGCAGCGAGTCGGTGGCGATGGGGGCGCCGACCTTGTCCATACCGAAGGAGGTGGGACCGAAGTCGGGCGAGATGTAGGGCATGCGCTCGGAACCATTGTTGGCGTCGTCGTCGTCGCCAGAGGCGTACCAGGCGAAGAGACCGGGGGTCATCATGCTCATCTTGTAGTCAAGGGAGCCGATGACGAGCCAGCCGGAGCGTTCCCATTCTTCGCTGTCAGCCTGCACGGAACCGTAGATGCCGTCCATCTTGAAGCGGATGGGGTCGAACATGGACAGTTCGTACGACAGGCCACCCCACCATGCGGTGGTGTCCTTGTCGAAGGTGGTGGTAGCGCCAGCGGGGAGGTTGGCAGGACGAAGACCAGCGGCAGCCTGCTTCCAGGAAGCGCTGTTGTACTTCGTGGCGTCGGAACCGTTGAGGTTCTTGCCGATGGAGGAGTAGGCACCCCAGGGGGTGATCTTCATGCCGTCGAGGGTGACGGGCACGATGAGGCCGAACACGTCCATTTCGTCGAAGCTGGTGGAACCGGCGTCGTCGGTGGCGCTGGCGTCGTAGGGGCGAGCCCAGAACGCGGTGGCGGCGACCATGTCGTTGAAGGCGTAGGACATGGTGATGGCGGCCACGTCGTCGTCCATCACGGGCGAACCGGCCACGCCGCCGGGCAGGGCCAGACCCTGGATACCCATACGGACCTTCAGGTCGGTGTTGGGCACGATCCAGTCGATGTACGAACGCTTGACTTCAACGGACTTGCCGTCAGCACCAAGAGCGCCGTCGTCCTTGCCCCAGATGGTGTCGCCCATTTCGAAGTACACGGTGCCGGAGAGGGATTCGCTGGCAACGATGTCGATCTGGGTGCGCAGGCGCTGCTTGCCGGCGAAGGTGTCACCACCCTTGCCGCCGTGTTCCTTGGACTGGAAGTCGGTGTTGTTCAGGAACTCGAAGTTGAAGTCCCACTGGCCCTTGGCTTTGATGTCGGCAGCCTGAGCGCCGCCGAAGGCGCCGAACACGAGGCCGGCAGCCAGAAGCAGAGTAACGATGCGCTTCATTGTTTTTTCCTTCCTTCAGTTTGCGTTTGCAGGTTTTGCATTCCTGACGCTGGGCTTCTTGCGAAGTCCGGGTATAGCAATAGCGCAGAGATGTGGGTATGACAAGGCTTGAAAACCTTTTTTCGGGTCATTCGTCCAATTTTTTTTACGGTACAATCTTCTTGCCTGCGATGTCTGCATGTGTTTGGCGCTACGTCCGACAACGCCTCACAGCCGTCACGTGTCGGACTGTATCAGTTTGCAAATATGTCATGGCAAGTGCGGGGGCATGAAAAAGTCATCATTTTGACGCAAGCATGGCCTTGCCGCTTCCGGCCTGCCCGGTTCATCTGCCGGTTGCGGTTGGGTGACGAAGCTTGCCCGGTTGGCGCAGGGCCTTATATACACGGCAGCGTTGCGACGCAGCGTCGGTCTCGCCTGCTATGCCAACCGCCGTAGAACCTCTCACCCCCTCGCCAGCACCTATGGAACGCCCAGACCTTTCGACCATTCCTCTCACACCCGGCGTCTACCTATATAAGGATGAGTCGGGGCGCATCATCTACGTGGGCAAGGCGCGTTGCCTGCGGCGCAGGGTCGCGTCCTACTTCCGCGACGTTTCGGCGCTCACGCCCAAGACCGTCGCCATGCTGCGCCATGCCGTGACCATCGACACCCTTTCCACCACCACCGAGAAGGAAGCACTGCTTCTCGAGG
This window encodes:
- the hisD gene encoding histidinol dehydrogenase, producing MPCRILTLQSEAQWPLLGDMLAGRYDPDDAVEPVVRDILAAVRSKGDEALAEYTRRFDCPDFTPALLHVTSEEVAQAVASVPADDIAIIRQAADNIRSFHEAQKERSWFVTHDDGTILGQKVTPVDRAGLYVPGGKGGDTPLLSSLLMNAIPAQVAGVTSITVASPPRPDGTLNPHLLAAAHILGITDIIRAGSAWAVAAFAFGTQTIAPVDVIAGPGNIFVTTAKRMVQGRVAIDMIAGPSEILILADATARPDWVAADMLSQAEHDPLASSILVTTEPALAEAVTAELERQLATLPRADIARKALADWGAVVVVPDMDVAVAIANRVAPEHLEVLTAQPWELAGSLRHAGALFLGPYSPEPLGDYFAGPNHVLPTMGTARFSSALSVQTFCKRTSIIAASRAFAERNADAVARLARLEGLEAHARSAASRNSQQ
- a CDS encoding outer membrane homotrimeric porin, which translates into the protein MKRIVTLLLAAGLVFGAFGGAHAADIKAKGYWALGFGFTDSLDYYDKDKGGSGGDTFNAHQRFRTQIDVVANENLSGVVYFEIGHQDWGTNDGALGADGKVVKVRRSYIDWTVPQTDLKVRMGIQGLALPGATFGSSPILDDDVAALTLSYAFNDMVSATAFWARPYDTAGDKSDADGGKNAFDEVDIFGLAVPVTLDGFKVTPYAAYASAGKDVNGSDSTKYNGSSWGAYTSGMLSVSQLSGLGNQDSETNSFDAWWGGVAFEMSKFDPFSLKADFSYGAKEADVDASERSGWLLSAKAAYKLGMVTPGLFAWYGSGEDDDINNGSERMPSVSPQSWAPTSFGFPGSVYYDDTNFGLNGAGSWALGLELADISFIENLSHVFRVAYMKGTNDADLLKKNAGLVDEVTPAQGAVFLTNEDSAWEVNFDTTYKIYENLSLVAEMGYIKLDLDEETWGNANSDTSDAKKLAFYFIYEF
- a CDS encoding outer membrane homotrimeric porin — encoded protein: MKRIVTLLLAAGLVFGAFGGAQAADIKAKGQWDFNFEFLNNTDFQSKEHGGKGGDTFAGKQRLRTQIDIVASESLSGTVYFEMGDTIWGKDDGALGADGKSVEVKRSYIDWIVPNTDLKVRMGIQGLALPGGVAGSPVMDDDVAAITMSYAFNDMVAATAFWARPYDASATDDAGSTSFDEMDVFGLIVPVTLDGMKITPWGAYSSIGKNLNGSDATKYNSASWKQAAAGLRPANLPAGATTTFDKDTTAWWGGLSYELSMFDPIRFKMDGIYGSVQADSEEWERSGWLVIGSLDYKMSMMTPGLFAWYASGDDDDANNGSERMPYISPDFGPTSFGMDKVGAPIATDSLLTVSGAGTWGVGLQLADISFIENLKHTLRVAYIKGTNDAEMAKNGHADLKQDGNGLYLTDEDSAWEVNFDHTYNIYENLALIVEMGYIKLDVDEDTWGNAEYDDAMKLGFNLKYSF